The genomic region GGTTCCAGAACTGGACTATAATATATGTGAGAGACGTGTAGGGATAGTTCCAAGAAGCCTCGGGATCATACTGGAGAAGAGGAGGCTGTATAAAGAGTTAAGGCAGAGAACATTCGACCAGGATACCCGCAAGATCTATGAGATGAGGCAGGCTGCTTTAAAGTGGATCCTAGTATGTGCATTTGGATATTTGGGATTCAAGAACGCCCGTTTCGGAAGGATCGACGCCCACATAGCGACATGCGCATTCGCCAGGAAGATATTGACGGACGCCGCCCATCTGGCTGAGTCGAGAGGATTCAAGATAATACACGGCATCGTAGACTCGTTGTGGCTTTGGAAGGAGGATGCTCAGGAGGATGATTATAGGAGGCTCAAGTTTGAGGTTGAGGAGGCAACGGGCTTCCCAGTCACCTTCGAAGGAGTCTACCGTTGGATAGTCTTCCTACCTTCAAAGATTCATAGTAGGATCCCAGTATTAAACAGATATTACGGTGTCTTAAAGGATGGAAGGATAAAGGATAGAGGCATAGCAACTAGAAGGGGCGACATGCCACCGATCATAAAGAGATGTATATGGGAAATACTTGATGTTCTGGCTGAAGCAAGGAATGCCAGGGAATTCTATGAGAAGCTGAGAACAACACCCAAGATCATTAACAGATACATCCGCATGTTGAGGGAGGGTGTGGTGCCGGTTGAAATGTTGACGATTCAAAAGCGACTCTCAAAGAAGCTGAGCAGCTACAAGAATAAAGTCTGTCAAGCAATCGCTGCCGAGCAGCTATCTATGGGAGGAGGCGATGTTAGGATAGGTGAAGATGTAAGCTACATAATCGTCAATAGCAGAAGTAAGATTCCTAGCAGACGTGTACTTGCATCAGCCCTTGTAAAGGGCCGAACATATGATGCTGATGCGTATGTAAACCTCCTCCTCTCAGCCGTAGAGACTATGCTCAAACCATTCCATTTCACCTTAAAGCCAATGTTCTGTCTCAATTCAAAATTAAGCGTAAGATCAAGATGAGAGAGTTCGTAGTGGGTCTTGGCTTGAACTCCAAAGAAATGATGAAATATTACCATACAATTGGCACATATCATGATATCCAGATGAAATAAATAGAGTTCCTAAGGAATGTCTATGTGGCTTCCGGTCTCAGTACCAGACCCAAGACCGGAATATCGAAGGTTGAAATACTGAAGACCTTTGCCAGAGGAATTGGTCTCAACCCTGAAAAGATCCTCACCGGGGAGGCCCTGGCTGAACCGCATAGAGTCTATGCTTCAACAAGTGAAAGAGAAGGCTACGAAATTCGATTGCTCAGTAAAGAACTAAAAGAACCGTTGAAGGAGGATGTTCTTTCTGACAGATAGTTTCAAAATGGGGCGTGGTATGTCATGATTTATGGACTATCCGCTTTGCGGATAGATCCTTTCTCTGATGTGTCTGCAACTTTTCTAAAATAGGAGAAAGTGGAGTATGCACTCAAGTCCTGAACTACATCTGAACCACGATGAAGAGAGATGCTGGAAAGATATCCAACGGTTTCGATTTTCACATCCATCTCCTGAAGGACAAGTTATCGGACTTTTCTGGAGAAAAGCTGTAGAGGCTTTTGCGAAAGGTGATTTCATTTGTTCAATCATACTGGCTGGTGTAACGTCAGAATTGGCTCACAAAACGAGACTTCATGAACAAGGCGCCAAAATTAAAAGGCCTAACGGTAGGCCAAAGTCATGGAAAACTCATTTGATCAGTACGGGAAGAGTGATGAGATAAAGCTGCTCACAGAAAAAATCAAAGATGACTATCGAAATATTTGGGTTCATCTCAGCTACGACGAACTTAAATTGTTTCAACAGAGAGAAGGCGAGCCAGTGACGACGGATCCCGAAATTAACGTTGGGACCGCTTCTGCTAAGGTTTTAAGGCTTTTGGCACTGACATGTCAATTCTTGAAGATGCTCTTCGGCGGTAGCTGAGCAGTAACCGATACTTACCGCACCATTTTCATTAACTCTATTATTCGCAACTCATTGCTCGTGCTAGATGAAAGAGACTTTAGAGACTGGGGTACTGGCATCTATTCATTGCCGGAGTGGTGCGGCCGCCGGGATTTGAATTCCCGGATCTTACATAGACCTCCCGGGTCACCGGCGGTCTGCGGGGAGACTTGGCAGGCCGATGTCTTAGACCAAGCTGGACTACGGCCGCTATCATTATCATGGTAGACTCAGATATGTTGATTTCAAGCATATATATCTATTAGTGGTCCGGTTTAGGACGGGTTGGTGCCGAGGGCCGGATACTCACAGACTCCTTGCCTGTTTTGAACCAGCGACAGCCCGGTCTTCAGCTTCACCCTTCTTGGTCGGGTGCTCTCCATAGTCTCCATATGGATGGATCAGGCTGAGCTACCTCGGCACCTGACTTTTAGAAACATGTAAAACAGAGACTTAAATATTCCGAGACATTTGCTGAACTATTTCATATAGATTCAGCTCAACCATCAACCATTCATCATATATGCGAGTTAAAGGCTCGTATTTCATGGATTGACATTTATCTGGGCGGAGGAGAGTTATGAGAGTAGTTGATGTTTCAGAGATCATTCCAGTAGTGGCCAGACTTTGTGTAGAGGCGAATATCTATTTGGATAGGGATGTGATTGAGAGTATTGAGGAGTTCGCTAGTGTTGAGGAGTCCCCTTTGGCCAGGGAGATATTGGAGCAGATCCTTGAGAATGCTCGGCTTGCAGCTGTGGAGAAGATGCCTATGTGCCAAGATACTGGAGTTGCCGTCGTATTTGTAGAGTTGGGGCAGGAGGTTTGCGTAGTGGGTGGGGATTTCAAGGATGCGATAAATGAGGGGGTCAGATTAGGCTATAGGGAAGGTTTCTTGAGAAGGTCCATGGTTGATGATCCCATATTCAACAGGAAGAATACTGGAGATAATACGCCAGCCGTCATCCATACAGAACTTGTTCCAGGAAGGGATGTGAAAATTACTGTGGCTCCTAAGGGTGCTGGTTCAGAGAATATGAGTGAGGTTAGGATGTTGAGGCCTGCAGATGGTTTGGAGGGTCTGATGGAGTTTGTCGTCGACAGGGTTTCGAGGTCTGGAGGGATGCCTTGTCCACCGGTTATTGTTGGAGTTGGGGTTGGAGGTGACTTTGAACAGTGCGCATACCTGTCAAAGAAGGCTCTCCTCAGGCCTCTGAACGTGATAAATCCAGACCATAGATGGCGAAGTGTTGAGGATGAGCTTCTTAAGAGAATCAATAGGTTGGGTATAGGTCCGATGGGTCTGGGTGGTAGGACGACGGCTTTAGCCGTTCAAATCTCGGCGATGCCATGCCACATAGCAAGCCTGCCTGTGGCGGTGAACCTCCAATGCCACGCCCAAAGACACAAGACAGCAGTAATCTGAGGAGACTCAGGAACCTATGACTGAAAAGTTAAGAGTCTATACGCCATTGGATGAGAGTGTTTTGGGGAGGCTTGAGGTCGGCCTCAAAGTCCTGATAACAGGG from Candidatus Bathyarchaeota archaeon harbors:
- a CDS encoding fumarate hydratase codes for the protein MRVVDVSEIIPVVARLCVEANIYLDRDVIESIEEFASVEESPLAREILEQILENARLAAVEKMPMCQDTGVAVVFVELGQEVCVVGGDFKDAINEGVRLGYREGFLRRSMVDDPIFNRKNTGDNTPAVIHTELVPGRDVKITVAPKGAGSENMSEVRMLRPADGLEGLMEFVVDRVSRSGGMPCPPVIVGVGVGGDFEQCAYLSKKALLRPLNVINPDHRWRSVEDELLKRINRLGIGPMGLGGRTTALAVQISAMPCHIASLPVAVNLQCHAQRHKTAVI